The following DNA comes from Triplophysa dalaica isolate WHDGS20190420 chromosome 5, ASM1584641v1, whole genome shotgun sequence.
GTAGTGGAGAGGGTTAGTCAACCTTTATAATTGTTCTAATACTTAGGCAAAGTGACACATACACGTAGTGTGGCTAAATGTTAAATAAGAATTGCATATATAAAAAACGCTAATTTCTATATCCTTTTTTAAACCtttgatttaatatttcttgtttattaaatatttaatataatgaaataaaagcagTAGCTTAATCATTTCTTCCCTTCAAAACCACAAAAGTATTGTATAAAACAGCAAAGGTTTAATGCTGTCTATTAAAAATAGCAAGATCTCAAAGTCATATTTGTCACTGATATTAAGCTTTTAGCAGAAGTACCTGTTCACTGGAGTCAGCTCTCTTTGGGGCCGTGGCCCCATGAAACTTATAAAGGGGTTATCAGACAAATCTGTAACCAGCCACCCATCGCCCTCCCGCAAATCTTCATCCTTCTCATTAGTCGAGAGGAAGTACCTGTTGACAATAAGAGGATACAAAACACAATCTCATCCAGAGCTGCTTATACTGTAGATTGCCACTTCCCTGGCTATGACACTCTTCACTGTAAAGTGATCAGTTGTGCCCACTGGTCATATCACTCATATACACACTTCAAACACACTTGTTATATCTGAAATATACGAAAAATATCATCTACCTCAACTGAATTTACACAGTAAATGGCATGCATCCTAAAATGTATCTGTTTTGTCATCCAAATTAAgtggtttatttattaatttgtggttcaacagaaaatgtaagATGATTGAATTATATATTGCGATTACACTGTACACACAATTCTCCAAATTCATTACTATTTCTCTCTTAGTAGTATTTTGGAATAGTAATGTCACCAAATAGAATGCGTGTTACAAATTTATGTagcaaaacaaatctaaatCTTTGAATAAGGAGTACACAGggattgttttttaacattgtctGGTTGTACTTGTTTATCcctaaaaaacataattaaggAAATTAATATTCTAGAGTACATACTGCGAAATTGTTTAATCAAATAACCTAAAAATATGCCTTATATAGAGTTGTATAGCAATATCAGGCAGTATTTtggtcaaatatatttaaacataattgAAAAAGACTATATTAGGTTGAACCAACGTCAGCAAAAAGTTTATTAAGTAACATAATTAAGTCTTTATAAAGGGAAGAGTCAAGAAATGTACCTGTTATGAGGAACCGTGGCAACACAATGCAGTATCACAAAGACGAGAACAACCTGGATAGGCAGTTTCAGATGATACATTGTAGACATCAATATATCAGTGatcttttgtaaaacaaaaggaaaataaCGTTATTCGCTGATGCATTATTCATTTGTAGTTTATCACAACAGTTATGAAAATTGATCATAAAACATTGACAATGCTAGTATCAGTGCAAATCTCAATCGTTCAAGTTATCAAAACAGACACTTGTTTTTTCATGCCTCTTTGTTAATTTACTAAAGCTTCATTCGAGGCACTTATAAATTAAATACTGTAGACATTAAGAATCTGTAGTATAAGTAATTCCTTTATTTTCCTAAACAGTGACAAATAGATATTGGCACAACTAAAAGTTTACAGTTGTTATGTAAAGGATAAAAATCACTCACCTCCTGCAGTTTTTAACCCAGTGGACAACTTACTAATGGAGGGTACTGGTAAAAGGTACAGATGTTTCTCTGTTGTTCACACACACTGTCACTCCATTCCCTCTGTTATAGGCTCCTACCCTCAACCacttgtgatgtcatcacactCCTCCAAATATAGCCCTTCATTTCTAGCAAATATCAGGGGTGTTTGGAAACAGGGGTTAGCTTTAAGAATTCAAACCCTCAGTGTGGGTCAAAAGTGACATATACACTCGTCACTACCTTCGTCATCGACATCATCATTGACAGTGACTGTTCATACATCACTTCTTAAAATATTCAGCCATTTTATACATACAATATTACTTTACATCCATTGAATATTAggctttgattttattttacttagAATGATTAATCATGTAACTGGAATACCAAGAATATTTTAAACTCTGATTCCATGAAATTTAAACAGCAGTGCTTAAAGTTCggaaatgttaatttttttgtcacTCACTATTTATTTGAACTGATCACATTTAAAGGGACTAAATTCGATATGTTTAACCAAACTCCTACCAACATCTACAAGGACTAAAATGTATCCATACAATTATATAGGCCTATGCTTTACATGAAGTAAAGTTGACCCCCCAAATATTTGGACAATTAGCAAGACTTGATAATATATTCAgactaaattataaaataaataatataagatCCTACTGCTTGGGGATCCCTGGAGTCAGTGACTTTTTGAATATACACAACTAATGCAATTGAATGCTATTTATGAATGTATTGCAGAGAGAATCTTGCTTTCACGGCATATGAGAATCAATTAAATCTTACTACAAATCGAATGTCAATTTCTACATGTGTTCTTTCATGGGTGCCTTTGCAAAATATATTGCTTTGTTAGAATACACTGCCACCAGGTGTTACAATATATACACTGCCTTGCATCAGGATAGTGTGCATTACAAAGACAATTTACATAATGTATGGCATTTGAAGAGACAtgaaatagatttttacttaaaacAGCATACCTTATGAAAGTACTTTATCAACACCAAGTTCAACAACATTATAATGATACAGTttgttacagtttttatttttaagatactATTTTCAAtactctttatttttatttattatattgtattcatTTTGTAGGAGAGTAGGcggagaccgtggttcgagtccggtgagtaattgtgaattagcgccagctgtgcgcacaccgggctcgaatcacgtaggagatgggagcatataaaaggaacgagcgaccggaccgtcgaagagagaggaccgggcccgaacatgtgttatgtttgtatttgtatttgtatttgtatttgtatttgtatttctcATCATGATTATACTGACATTAAAATAACACTGCAAATTTGAAGAAACCCCCCGCCcaaaatatgacaatatttaTTAAGCCATCATGCAAACTCTTCAGAGTTTTCCGAACCTCCTTATTGTTCTTAAAGCCTCCTCTGTTTCTGGATCACACAGCACTGGCTTCTGAGTTCTATGTCCTCAACCCCCTTTTTATCAGTCTCTACACTTCTTTTAATGTATGTGACTTCTATCCAGAACAGAGCATAACCAAACAACTGCAAACAGCTGATCAGTCCCAGAAGTAGGAACCTGATGAgaataaaatagttttacatgcatttacaGTTTTATGATTTTCTATGAATATGTATGAGTGTCCCATTACTGTAACATGTGGTTACAAAATTTGCGTCAACCTTTTCAGCAGACATTTTTCAGCGTGTGTAAAAATGTGGTGTTCTTGTATGTATGTCAAAATACGATGTGAGATACCCAAACTCTTTCTAATAATGAGACTAATTTTTTACTTGACTGGGTAGGCTGTGGGCTGTAAATGatgcaaaaaatacaaacatttgttcaggtattgctttgtttttaacacaacagtttTATGAAGAAAACAGCGTTGATACTGAAAAGATCTCAAAAGTATTCAACGCACCCCAACTTTGTGGAGTCACCTTTTAGCGGCAATTAACATGTTTGCGTAAACCCAACTAATTCCAATTTACTTAGACCACAAAGGTTAAACATAACATGGGTCTATGTAAGGGTGACATACTGTACCTTTGGCAATTTCTTTAACACTGGGTGTGTGTTGGTGCTGATTTGAGAGCTGCTCTACTTCAGGGGTCTGAGGAGTTTCAGTAAGAACTCGGGGAAGGAACCAGAAAGGCAAAGCAGCCAGAAAAGTCAGACTTCCTGCAACCATATAACCCAGCCACCAGGCCCCAACCCATCGAGAGTCCTGGTGTGTGATGCTCACACTGTCTGAcgataaaaacatacaaatgcaaacatttcATATCTAGAAATAATTATTGATCGTAAAAGCCATTCTGTAGCAGTTGTGTGCTCCTATAATTTACATGGTAGAGAATTGCCCATCACggtctctaagatctcaaaactcaagacttttgataacacctagaataacttaATCATCCAAAGGGGgtagagctttctcatacgtagcacctaaactctggaatagccttcccgatactattcgagggtcagacacactctcccaatttaaatgtAGATTAATGCTTGTTGGTTGTGAGGATTTcatttgctggggctgtgtgtgtctggtctgggcttgttttgtggtcgatcttggacaacagaggaataaagttacatgttgccattactatttttccctggttgttcctttGTTATCTGTTGCAATCgcggagtgggaccgggttgcaCCTGCACGGTTTCGGCAAGTGGGACTTCCTGGGTAGCAGGTGGTGGGCTCTCCTTCTTTGTGGatgtttgctcggtggcttttggttgGGGTCACTGAGtacagctatgacacgtcagaggggatctggccctcccgactgagcctggtttctccagaggtatttttttctccattaatcaatcattggagtttgggttcctcgccacagcagggcagtgttggcttgctcaccgggagactgcatttatttaattattaatttattagatattatttataagaatgatcttgcttgttctataaacaccatgcactgtgctgtgttttacccttctgtgattttcttatttgctcctgtaaagcagctttggaacaatgtacattgtgaaaagcactttataaataaacttgaattaaattgtgttagcagaacaaatatCATGGGTTTGCTCCTAGGCTACACATATACTTGTAAAATCTATagccttaatgtttttttttcagtttcattGGCTAAGGTGCcaaatgtacacaaaataaagatgcttaaaaggttcttcacagcgattccatagaagaaccttttgaagtaccttttttaagagtgtatgttACAGTTAAGATGTATTCTTGTTTGTGACCTGAAAGATTTGGCCCAAATTCACCTGGGTTCACTAAGCCTATGTCCACATAAAGAATAGTGCAGAGAGATCCAAGCGAGTAACTAACAGAGGTCCAATCACTCCAACCGTGTGCAGACAGCATACAATCAAAATGACCAGGACAAACATAAAGGATTTATTTAGACTTAGACTTACTTAGACTTactttttttaaccaaatgaatggttctttgtggaaccaaaaatagtTATTCTGTGGCCtcgctgtgaagaacccttTAAAGCACCTTATTTTTAGTCCCATGATCCAATGATGACCATTAGTAGTATGGtttgataaaaacacaacaatcatTTTCTCACCGATGTAAAAAGTTTTCAGGGCGTGCATAGTCATCTATGAATGATATTCCCAGTGGAACAAGGATGGCTTCCCCAATGCCACGGATAATGTACGCTGCCAGCTGAATAACCGACATGGGCGAGCCTTCCTCTTCCCTTTTCTAACACCCTACACAACCCACACAATgcagacttttttttaaagcagacagcaatatgaaattaaaatatcacTACAGTTACACCCACATACATCTGACACACACATTACCAGAAACCGGCTGTTGAAAAGGATTCTGGGTGACAGGTGAGCAGAGAGAGCTCACGGTAAAATGATCAGCATCATTAGTGTGGGTGGCAACTGTCTTGTACTCatatctattaaaaaaacagacaaaaacacaatgaaaactcTAGTGTATTCTGTGTATTCGAGGTACAAGCTATTTAACACAAATGCAGTCCatcatcaaacaaataaaaacagaggaATGATctaacaaacaagcaaaaaaattgCTGAAGCATTTGATAGCAGTCAATAGCCGGGTTTCTATCTGAAGTTGCAAATTAGGCTTATGCACAAAATTGAAATATTGTCTAAAACATTCGCAAATAAGCATCACTAAGCGCTCACTTCCTAATAAACTGGCACTAAATATTAGTAAGAAAAGTAACTGAATAAAATTTTCACGTAATTACTTGCAAGCAGAAGAAAAGCTTTTGTGGATACCTGCTTTATGGCAAACGCAGTCTTGACAGTTTTGTGAGGCAATTATATAAATCCTTTGGAGACTTTACTCAAATATTTAAGGATGACCGTAACAACATTTCCGATGCTGTGCAACAAGATCAGTACTTTGGTTAGTCGGGTTACGCCATGTCAAAGTGTggttaaattcatttttggaggaatttatttggcaaatgtgtttccatctcccattattcatattaaaacttttttgctAAAAGAAAAACCACCACAAGCATAAAAAAGCGTAAAATCATATTTGCTAATTAacaatttttatttagaaatgtgGCATTTCATTACTCGTTTCCGATGCAAAACTTAAAATGCGCATAAAACGGGCTAAGGTAAAGGGAAATGCAAACAGAAATTGGAACATaaaaggaaatggaaaaaatacttGGTAAGCTAGTAGATACTGAGAATACTTTGCAACATCCATACAGAAGCACATTGCTTTTAAACCTACAAACAGGAATTGAGAGAGCAAACAGGTTGCGCTATTTAAACTTTGGTGACAGCTCAATCGGGTGAAGGATGAATGGTTCAAAAAACGCTTTCAAGTATGTTTCGGTGGTTTGAACAGCCCTCCAGCACAAAGTTACTCACCGCCCATCAGGACGCGAGGTAGAGCCATTAACAGTGTGCCTGCAACCATCAGCAGGGCTCCTGCTCCTATGATCTTGGGCCTGTGAAACTTGGCACCAAAGTGGCTTACCTACGGTAACGACCATCAGATTACCTGCAAGAATATGTTGATATATGTTTCTTTGCAGCATAATAATAAAGAATTGTAACTAAGTCAGACATATCATCAAACAAGAGTCAGAAATGTATCGCTCTATGCACTTCATTTGCACTGTTTGAGACTAATTCAGTCACATTACAGCATCAGCGGTCTGAGTCACTGGTATAAGTGCTCATCAAATGGGTGAACCTTAGCCCTCATTTCTCACTGCATGTTTACACACCTCAACTCACCCATTTCAAAGCTCCCATCGATGACGCCAACAGTGGAGGTCGAGAAATCAAACCTTCTCTCGATCTGAGTGGTGGTGCTCTTGGTGTAACTTCCCGTCAGGGATTCGGTGAAAGAGAGAAGGCAAGCACGCCAGTAAAGATCTTTAGAAAAGAAAGTAGAAGATAGACAAACACAGATTTTATGTCAGACATCGTCTGTGGAAGCCAAAAGGAGATGTTCATCAAAATGTTCACACTGTTCATTCTactatattattaaattaaataatttggtGAAGATTTAGGATTGTAGTCTAGCATCACTTAATTTCTTCCTTCAATGTTTTACTGGAAACAGACCATCCGTGTATTTAAAGTAAACTTATTAAACGTCTCTTTGAAATACTTTGATTGGTCATTCAAAGCATTCCAAGGTATGATATTCCCAAATAACAActtaaaaactaataaaaactaataactaaaactaataacacatgcTGATCTGGGTACTGCTTGGCTTGGTGTTAAGGGTCCCATTTGATCCTATCTGGGTGTTTTCTGCTATAAAATACACCTGTCTGCACAGCATACTGCAATACCGCAATATACTGCAATTTAGGACACATTCATTCTCATTTTGAATACTATTTAGGGTGGATAAAGTAGTCTGTAATTTAGTTAACAGACTGTAAACTGGGACCCCCGCTGATGAAACTTATCAAACTTTGCACGTAAAAAACTCAAATGTACCAAAGTTTGCTTTCTTTGCAGCACCTAAAGTGCTCTTGCGAACATTCTCAAATTGATGGGAATTATTAAGTGCACGCTCTTAGCaaagcaataaaaaagaaaccaaGAAAACTCCTGCCTTTAGAGCTGGGGAGCAGCAATTGCCTTGAGACTTTTGATTCTGGTTGATCTCTGGATACTCCATTGTTCTTGGGTTGCTGAACCACTCTGGTCTACCCTTTGCTGTAACAGTGAAAATCACGTTCAGGTACGGATGtctaaaaaagtaaaacagatTACATTATGAATACATTGTCCCTCAATTTGAAATGAATtagtatgtaaatataaaaacaatttttcttttttctatttataCATACTTATActtgataaaaacatttttatttgattttgttgcCAATAACCAACATCTCATAGCCTGTCAAAGATGATctaacaacacacaacacaaggACAGTATTCAAAGACATTACACAATACTTAAAAACACTACAttgcaatattattatttatattacactTTTTGCTATTTCAATGAATTTTCTCAATTCTCCTAACAATTTCCCTAAACTCTTAACACAGCAACACACCTAAAACGTACAATTGGCAAAACTGTTAATTTCATGTTCAAAATCACACATCGTAAACTAAACTCcaacaataatttaaaaatgtgaaaatacacTAACACAATACATTGTATCACCAAAAAAACGCATGttctctttttatatatacagtacactcacatttttaatcaattttattgcttttttatcgtttcttaaaatctaaagtatttgtgttcttaaatcatttgcattttaaagatacgtcttattgctctctgtcaatcattttatccaaagcactttgaattgcccatGTGTATGaaattgttatataaataaacttgccttgccttgcctaaatgtgttaagaatttaagaaaattgttAAAGGTATTGGAAAAATTGTCATAGCAATTGTAAAAAACTGTTCATAACATGTCCTTTTCAGGTGTCTCTTCACGTTAAAAGAGTGCACCTATGCATGCTGTTGGAAAATAGCCAGAGGTATATCTCCAAATATCTCTGGAGGACTTTATGTTTACCCAATAGCCATCAGCTGTTGTTGCCTCAAGGTTTCACTAAACATAAACCATCATTGATAAGTAGTCTCTTCAACCTATAATTAACAAGTGATTTAGTTAACATGTAGTACTATAGTAATATAACATATATTGTACAGTATCATATGTGACCCTAAACCCCAAAACCAGTTGTTCCAGCTTTagaggaaaaaataagaaaaacacagaatgttAAAACACAGCATGGTGTTGATAGACCAAGTtggatcattctaataaataatatttaataaattaattaataaatgcaatctcccggtgagcaggccagcATTGCCATGCTTTGGCAGggacccaaactccaatgaataaatggggaaaaaataacctcgggagaaaccaggctcagccgggagggccagaagCCGCGACCCAGGAAGCCCCATCCGCCaaaaccgtgcaggtccaaCTGGGTCCCACTCCGCGATCAAAACAagacaacagaggaacaaccagggaaaattgtaatggcataatgtaactttattcctctgctGTCctacatcgaccacaaaacaaaacaagaccaaaccagacccacacagtcTCAACAAATGAAACCACAACCAAAGAGCCCccctcactccccacaaacacccatccaggaacctccaatcaaagtcactgagtgcggctataacttcaaactgctgtcattgatgtaaatttagcattaagTACCAAGTgttgtaaatttagcattaatgtgacaagtagtcaaTCTTTGCTCCTGGTTGGGGATGGAATTGTCTGAGCTGGGATGATCAGTCAGTCGCAGGCTctctgtaataaaacaaaaagtagccgtgaaaaaccttttttttcttaTGCAGCAGTTAAGTGCCTTAATGTGGAATCTACACCTATTGGAGAACCCACAGTCCTTATGTGCCAGATGTTTTATGTGCCAGATTGTTTGAACTTTGTTAAAATACCTTTATATTGAAGAACATTTACTTATTGATGAGAAGGGCATACAGTAAGTGAAGGGTTTTGCAGAGTCATTATCTATTCCTCTCTAATCAACAAAGGAGTCTTTCGACCAaattgtgagtacttgaaatgCTAATGATTTAGGCCGGACTTGACTTACTTGACCTAACCTgagaataataaatgataaGGTTAAAGGTGGTAAGATAAAAGAACACACAGTAAAACATTGGTtgctgtgtatgtgtatattttttgtgcCTTTATTAAATACCTACTGTACCTACAGTTTTATTATGTTTCCCAATATGTCAACAATCGGTGAGATTTTGGAGCAGGACAACCTGCTTGTATGGCCAATGGCAGATAAGGTGAATTCAAGTATGTGCATTGTTTatcaattcttttttttcaaatgtcttTATTAAGAGATTTCAGATCTGAGTTCGTACTGTTTTAAGATACAGAGATTTGGGAAGTTGTGAACTCctatgttacatttacatttagtcatttggcagatgcttttatccaaagcgacttacagtgcacttattacagggacaatccccctggagcaacatggagttaagtgtcttgctcaaggacacattggtggtggctgctgggatcgaaccagcaaccttttgatttaccagttgagtggtttaacccactagaccatcATCTCCACTCTATGTATTTCCAGCTGATATTTTGATGGTCTTTGAATTTCATGGTCATTCTTCATTGAACTAATTGTCAGTCTAACCCACCACAGGGTTCCCTACATGAGAAACAGAAGGTGGAAGCTGCTCTTTAGTGCTGGTTATTGctgttgtgttttctgtggGTCTGTTGTGAGTTTGGGATCCATCAGAGATGCACATATTTGGAGCCTGAAGCTCAGTTTCACTTCGCTTGCTGGCAGTTTGCTGTAGTGCTATGACCTCATCCTTCCTAAACTGTTTTCTCAGGAGAACTATTACTGCGATGGCGAAGACGTAGGAACAGCCATTCAGACATGTGAACAAGCCCAAGAAGATGACTCTGAAAACAGAACATTAAGGCTTTGTTCACATCGTTTGCATCGCTTTATTTGtacattcattcacattcaaATGTTCAGATGTTTAGATTTATGTTCAGTTTAAATTCAGGCTGTTATAAAACGCATCTAATGAGGACAGGGATGTATGATTACAAACACATACCTGAACATATCTGAGTCATACATACGACAGGCACCTCTGCCTTCACACTTCTTCATTCcccatttcaaacatgtagagTCGATGAAGGCTCCATAATACACTGGTGCAGTAATACCACCTTCAGaataaaagtatttcattaGGCCAGAAAAGTTAAGACTTGAACTTATATTGCCCAAAGCTATATAGCTATACACAACATGCTTTGTACCTAGAGTTCGCATCATCAGT
Coding sequences within:
- the LOC130421087 gene encoding calcitonin receptor-stimulating peptide 1: MSTMYHLKLPIQVVLVFVILHCVATVPHNRYFLSTNEKDEDLREGDGWLVTDLSDNPFISFMGPRPQRELTPVNSHHIEKRKCNTATCVTQRLADFLVRSSNTIGTIYAPTNVGSSAYGKRDLLQAPIYVPF